The Variovorax paradoxus genome window below encodes:
- a CDS encoding tripartite tricarboxylate transporter substrate binding protein, which produces MGPPGTAPDTYNRIYAERLSRALNVPVIIENRPGVAGNIASDYVAKAPADGYTLLYTVSSSFTVNPWLYSKLKFDPEKELRPVSPLLSQGAFLVANNDMPFKTVKELVDYATAHPDKLAYGTNGVGSFLHLIMELFNQSAKVQMLHVPYKGPPLIDVVSGQIPLCVEPAASAIPMINAGKVRAIAYSGSHRHAQLPHVPTISETYPAVAVVGWHGIWAPTGVPSDVVQKLNAALTRITQTPDVQKQIAETGSEPMSASIDAMSTLLSQEKRTWGDLVKARKITID; this is translated from the coding sequence ATGGGGCCGCCCGGCACCGCGCCCGATACCTACAACCGGATCTACGCGGAGAGGCTGTCCAGGGCATTGAACGTCCCGGTGATCATCGAGAACCGGCCGGGCGTGGCGGGAAACATCGCATCGGATTACGTGGCCAAGGCTCCCGCGGACGGCTACACGCTGCTGTACACCGTGTCGAGCTCTTTCACGGTCAATCCCTGGCTCTACTCCAAGCTGAAGTTCGACCCCGAGAAAGAGCTGCGACCCGTTTCGCCGCTGCTGTCGCAGGGCGCCTTCCTGGTCGCCAACAACGACATGCCCTTCAAGACGGTGAAGGAGCTTGTCGACTACGCCACCGCGCACCCCGACAAGCTGGCCTACGGCACCAACGGCGTCGGAAGCTTCCTCCACCTGATCATGGAGCTGTTCAACCAGAGCGCCAAGGTGCAGATGCTGCACGTGCCGTACAAAGGCCCTCCACTGATAGACGTCGTGTCGGGACAGATTCCGCTGTGCGTCGAGCCCGCTGCTTCGGCCATTCCCATGATCAACGCGGGGAAGGTGCGCGCGATTGCCTACAGCGGCAGTCATCGCCACGCTCAGCTTCCCCATGTACCGACGATCTCCGAAACATACCCGGCCGTTGCCGTTGTCGGCTGGCATGGCATTTGGGCGCCGACAGGGGTGCCTAGCGATGTGGTCCAGAAACTCAATGCGGCGCTCACGCGCATCACCCAGACACCCGATGTGCAAAAGCAGATCGCCGAGACGGGCAGCGAGCCCATGAGTGCAAGCATCGATGCCATGTCGACCCTGCTGAGCCAGGAGAAGCGGACCTGGGGCGACCTGGTCAAGGCCCGAAAAATCACCATCGATTGA
- a CDS encoding cyclase family protein, with amino-acid sequence MPRSFVDLSIYLENDVLSDPPAFAPHIDYVTHEDSPEQIAAFFPGLRKGDLPDGEGWAAETVRLSTHNGTHLDAPYHFHSTMNKALGNAQRSTTIDEVPLAWCFQPGVKLDFRHLPDGHVVTAREVEEELGRIDHTLQPLEIVVVNTRAGSRYGQPDYVSSGCGMGYEATMYLLERGVRLTGTDAWSWDAPFVHTAKRYEATRDASLIWEGHKAGRDIGYCHLEKLHNLEVLPANGFFISCFPHKIRGASAGWTRAVAIFDDALQPDNRSLPHA; translated from the coding sequence ATGCCGCGCAGCTTTGTTGACCTGTCCATCTATCTGGAAAACGACGTCCTGAGCGACCCTCCCGCGTTCGCGCCGCACATCGACTACGTGACGCACGAGGACTCTCCGGAGCAGATTGCCGCCTTCTTCCCCGGGCTTCGCAAAGGCGATCTGCCGGATGGCGAAGGCTGGGCGGCGGAAACCGTGCGGCTGTCGACGCACAACGGCACGCATCTCGATGCGCCGTATCACTTCCACAGCACGATGAACAAGGCGCTGGGCAACGCACAGCGCTCGACCACCATCGACGAAGTTCCGCTCGCGTGGTGCTTCCAGCCCGGCGTCAAGCTGGACTTTCGGCACCTTCCCGATGGCCACGTCGTCACCGCGAGGGAAGTCGAAGAAGAACTCGGGCGCATCGATCACACGCTCCAGCCACTGGAGATCGTGGTGGTCAACACGCGCGCCGGCAGCAGGTATGGCCAGCCGGACTACGTCTCGTCCGGCTGTGGCATGGGCTATGAAGCAACGATGTACTTGCTGGAGCGCGGCGTGCGGCTGACCGGCACGGACGCCTGGAGCTGGGACGCACCCTTCGTGCACACGGCAAAGAGATACGAGGCCACGCGCGATGCATCGCTGATCTGGGAAGGTCACAAAGCGGGACGAGACATCGGCTATTGCCATCTCGAAAAACTGCACAACCTCGAGGTGCTGCCCGCGAACGGATTCTTCATCAGCTGCTTTCCACACAAGATACGCGGCGCTTCTGCCGGATGGACGCGAGCCGTCGCCATCTTCGACGATGCCTTGCAGCCCGACAACCGATCGCTTCCACATGCTTAA
- a CDS encoding LysR family transcriptional regulator gives MPTPNTPAPRSHTADIDLLRVFDTLVRIGSFTTAAKALSRTQSAVSMQMRRLEEQLGVQLVERGSRKLVPTAEGLQLLPLARQMLRLNDQLFRDVDAQEVSGSVRLGSIEHYATRVLPALIAEFCRLHPRIHVELQHGVSSLMHAELGARYDLVIGIGPVGSGEGLPLSKSRIVWAAAPGSSTHLQRPLPLALNPEGAMLRDWATHALDRAGIAWRIAYTSTTVTGLEAAVRAGIAVGVFREATISKRLRILGAKEGLPALPESEAWLATAPLPGRKATELLEAFLIHRLRKSRR, from the coding sequence ATGCCCACCCCGAACACCCCCGCCCCGCGCAGCCACACGGCCGACATCGACCTGCTGCGCGTGTTCGACACGCTGGTGCGCATCGGCAGCTTCACCACCGCGGCCAAGGCGCTGTCGCGCACGCAGTCGGCGGTCAGCATGCAGATGCGCCGGCTCGAGGAGCAGCTCGGCGTGCAGCTGGTGGAGCGCGGCAGCCGCAAGCTGGTGCCCACGGCCGAGGGGCTGCAGCTGCTGCCGCTGGCGCGCCAGATGCTGCGGCTCAACGACCAGCTGTTTCGCGACGTCGATGCGCAGGAGGTCTCGGGCAGCGTGCGCCTGGGCTCGATCGAGCACTACGCCACGCGCGTGCTGCCGGCGCTGATCGCCGAGTTCTGCCGGCTGCACCCGCGCATTCACGTGGAGCTGCAGCACGGCGTGTCGTCGCTGATGCATGCGGAGCTGGGCGCGCGCTACGACCTGGTCATCGGCATCGGCCCGGTCGGTTCGGGCGAGGGGCTGCCGCTGTCGAAGTCGCGCATCGTCTGGGCCGCCGCGCCGGGCTCGTCGACGCATCTGCAGCGGCCGCTGCCGCTGGCGCTCAATCCCGAGGGCGCGATGCTGCGCGACTGGGCCACCCATGCGCTCGACCGTGCCGGCATCGCCTGGCGCATCGCCTACACCAGCACCACCGTCACCGGGCTCGAAGCGGCGGTGCGTGCCGGCATCGCGGTGGGCGTGTTCCGCGAGGCCACGATCTCCAAGCGGCTGCGCATCCTCGGGGCCAAGGAAGGCCTGCCCGCCTTGCCCGAGTCCGAGGCCTGGCTCGCCACCGCGCCGCTGCCGGGGCGCAAGGCGACCGAACTGCTCGAGGCCTTCCTGATCCATCGGCTGCGCAAGTCGCGGCGTTGA
- a CDS encoding nucleotidyltransferase family protein yields the protein MDRFLVPATCVGVRPGELHAPHGLELLYEGVLTMNPLTPHRELFERKAASYRARWPWLRIEA from the coding sequence ATCGACCGCTTCCTCGTGCCCGCCACCTGCGTCGGCGTGCGGCCGGGCGAGCTCCATGCGCCGCATGGGCTGGAACTGCTGTACGAGGGCGTGCTCACGATGAATCCGCTGACGCCGCACCGCGAACTGTTCGAGCGCAAGGCGGCCTCGTACCGCGCGCGCTGGCCGTGGTTGCGCATCGAAGCCTGA
- a CDS encoding CocE/NonD family hydrolase — MQIDWDIEIATSDGSVVRADIFRPDGEGPFPVLMSCGPYAKGLHFGEGFPMQWKGLTSDYPEVLRGSTGRYANWETVDPERWVPFGYVCIRVDSRGAGRSPGFIDCWSPREIDDFSDCIEWAGTQPWSNGKVGLAGVSYYASTQWQVAARRPRHLAAICPFEGYTDIYRDACRHGGILNTFLMNWYPNQIANVQNGLGSRARVNPNTGVSIAGPDELSDEALRANRRDIPGKLLSAELLDDSYYKERTPDLAAIEVPVLSCGNWGGHGVHLRGNIQGWLGAGSRQKWMEFHGREHWTEFYTDYGVALQKQFFDHFLKGEDNGWDKKAPISMLVRHVDGFVERAEQEWPLARTLWTRSYLDASKFRLTSEPSGVDAQARFDGLDGKASFSTAPFEQETEVTGPIAATLHVSTTAKDADLFLTVRAYDTAGKEHLIVAASEFNAPMAQGWLRASHRKLDPVKSRPWQPVLVHDELQFLEPGVIYELQVEIWPMSFVFPKGWRLVLTVGSTDFQHDLPGPWPEIYGKPLRGSSVLLHDHPEDRTPERFGGEITIHTGGAHPSFLLLPVVPAKP; from the coding sequence ATGCAGATCGATTGGGATATCGAGATCGCCACCAGCGATGGGTCGGTCGTCCGTGCCGACATCTTTCGTCCGGACGGCGAAGGCCCCTTCCCGGTGTTGATGTCATGCGGTCCCTATGCCAAGGGCCTGCACTTCGGCGAAGGCTTTCCGATGCAGTGGAAGGGCCTGACATCCGACTATCCCGAGGTCTTGCGTGGAAGCACAGGCCGCTATGCCAACTGGGAGACTGTCGACCCCGAACGGTGGGTGCCCTTCGGCTATGTCTGCATCCGCGTCGATTCGCGTGGAGCCGGTCGTTCGCCCGGGTTCATCGACTGCTGGTCGCCCCGCGAGATCGATGACTTCAGCGATTGCATCGAATGGGCCGGCACGCAACCCTGGAGCAACGGGAAGGTCGGCTTGGCGGGTGTCTCGTACTACGCCAGCACCCAGTGGCAAGTGGCCGCCAGGCGCCCCCGGCATCTGGCCGCCATCTGCCCGTTCGAGGGCTACACGGACATCTACCGCGACGCGTGCCGGCACGGGGGAATACTGAACACCTTCCTGATGAACTGGTATCCGAATCAGATCGCCAACGTCCAGAACGGCCTGGGCTCGCGCGCACGCGTCAATCCGAACACCGGGGTCTCGATCGCCGGGCCCGACGAACTGAGCGACGAAGCATTGCGCGCCAACCGCAGGGACATCCCGGGCAAATTGCTGTCGGCGGAACTCCTGGACGACAGCTACTACAAGGAACGCACGCCGGACCTGGCGGCGATCGAGGTGCCGGTGCTCTCTTGCGGCAACTGGGGCGGCCACGGTGTCCACCTGCGCGGCAACATCCAGGGCTGGCTGGGTGCGGGATCCAGGCAGAAGTGGATGGAGTTCCACGGCCGTGAGCATTGGACCGAGTTCTACACGGACTACGGCGTCGCCCTTCAGAAGCAGTTCTTCGATCATTTCCTGAAGGGCGAGGACAACGGCTGGGACAAGAAGGCGCCGATCAGCATGCTGGTGCGGCACGTCGATGGCTTCGTCGAAAGGGCGGAGCAGGAGTGGCCATTGGCCCGTACGCTGTGGACACGAAGCTATCTGGACGCCAGCAAATTCCGCCTGACGAGCGAGCCCTCCGGCGTGGATGCGCAAGCGCGATTCGACGGCTTGGACGGCAAGGCAAGTTTCAGCACCGCTCCCTTCGAGCAAGAGACGGAAGTGACGGGTCCGATCGCGGCCACGCTCCATGTATCGACGACGGCAAAGGACGCCGATCTGTTCTTGACGGTCCGCGCCTACGACACGGCCGGCAAGGAGCATCTGATCGTCGCGGCTTCCGAGTTCAACGCGCCGATGGCGCAAGGCTGGTTGCGTGCCTCCCACCGCAAGCTCGATCCCGTGAAGTCGCGACCGTGGCAGCCCGTGCTCGTCCACGACGAACTCCAGTTTCTCGAACCCGGGGTGATCTATGAACTGCAGGTCGAAATCTGGCCGATGTCCTTCGTGTTCCCCAAGGGCTGGCGATTGGTCCTGACGGTTGGCAGCACCGACTTCCAGCATGACCTCCCGGGACCCTGGCCCGAAATCTACGGCAAGCCATTGCGAGGCTCTTCCGTTCTGCTGCACGACCACCCTGAAGACCGGACGCCGGAGCGCTTCGGAGGAGAGATCACGATCCACACCGGTGGCGCGCATCCATCGTTCCTGCTGCTACCTGTCGTGCCGGCCAAGCCGTAA
- a CDS encoding acyl-CoA synthetase: MKSIFDTDLPRTPANHTPLTPIAFLERSAQVYPHHPAVVHGAMRQTWAQTYERCRRLASALRARGIGRNDTVAVMLPNTPAMVEAHFFVPMAGAVLNTLNTRLDAATIAFMLDHGEAKVVIVDPEFAAVIDDAVRLRKSREPLLVIDAEDSLFAGAGQRIGDLSYEDLLSEGDPSYAWQPPEDEWDAIALNYTSGTTGNPKGVVYHHRGAAVNAISNILEWDMPKHPVYLWTLPMFHCNGWCFPWTLAARAGVNVCMRRVDARAIVESIARHGVTHYCGAPVVHNLLMNAPQELKNDLPRGVKAMVAGASPPASMIEGMERLGFDLTHVYGLTEVYGPATVCAKHESWDETDIAERARLNGRQGVRYHLQQAATVIDPLTMSPVPTDGHTIGEVMFRGNIAMKGYLKNAAATQEAFAGGWFHTGDLAVQYPDGYIRIKDRSKDVIISGGENISSIEVEDVLYQHADVLAAAVVAMPDRKWGETPCAFVELKAGARTTPSDIVEHCRRHLAAFKVPRTVIFGELPKTSTGKIQKFDLRTRAGSVSAITASETED, translated from the coding sequence ATGAAATCCATCTTCGACACCGACCTCCCGCGAACCCCCGCCAATCACACGCCACTGACCCCGATCGCATTTCTCGAACGTTCGGCGCAGGTATATCCGCACCATCCAGCCGTCGTCCACGGCGCGATGCGGCAAACATGGGCCCAGACCTACGAACGATGCAGGCGCCTTGCCAGCGCACTGCGAGCACGGGGGATCGGGCGCAACGACACGGTGGCGGTCATGCTGCCGAACACGCCCGCGATGGTCGAGGCGCACTTCTTCGTGCCGATGGCCGGTGCCGTGCTCAACACGCTGAACACACGACTCGACGCGGCGACCATTGCCTTCATGCTCGATCACGGCGAAGCGAAGGTCGTCATCGTCGATCCGGAATTCGCCGCGGTGATCGACGACGCTGTCCGACTTCGCAAGAGCCGGGAACCGCTGCTCGTGATCGACGCGGAGGATTCGCTTTTCGCTGGCGCCGGACAACGCATCGGCGATCTGAGCTACGAAGACTTGTTGTCCGAAGGCGACCCCTCTTACGCCTGGCAGCCGCCGGAAGACGAATGGGACGCCATCGCGCTCAACTACACGAGCGGAACCACGGGCAATCCCAAAGGCGTGGTGTATCACCACCGTGGCGCCGCCGTGAACGCGATCTCCAACATTCTCGAATGGGACATGCCCAAGCACCCGGTCTATCTGTGGACGCTGCCCATGTTCCATTGCAACGGATGGTGCTTTCCCTGGACGCTGGCAGCGCGCGCGGGCGTGAACGTTTGCATGCGCCGAGTCGATGCCCGAGCCATCGTCGAGTCCATCGCGCGCCACGGCGTCACTCACTACTGCGGCGCTCCGGTGGTTCACAACCTGTTGATGAACGCCCCCCAGGAACTCAAGAACGATCTGCCGCGCGGCGTCAAGGCCATGGTGGCTGGTGCGTCGCCCCCGGCTTCGATGATCGAGGGCATGGAGCGCCTCGGTTTCGATCTGACTCATGTCTACGGGTTGACCGAGGTGTACGGTCCCGCGACCGTATGCGCGAAGCACGAAAGCTGGGACGAGACGGACATTGCCGAACGCGCTCGGCTGAACGGTAGACAAGGCGTCCGCTATCACTTGCAGCAGGCTGCAACGGTCATCGACCCTCTCACCATGAGCCCCGTTCCGACGGATGGCCACACCATCGGTGAAGTCATGTTTCGCGGCAACATCGCAATGAAAGGCTACCTCAAGAACGCAGCGGCCACGCAGGAAGCATTTGCCGGCGGTTGGTTCCACACCGGAGACCTCGCCGTTCAGTATCCCGATGGATACATCCGGATCAAGGACAGGAGCAAGGACGTCATCATTTCCGGGGGAGAAAACATCTCGTCCATCGAGGTGGAAGACGTTCTCTATCAGCATGCCGACGTGTTGGCGGCAGCAGTCGTTGCGATGCCCGACAGGAAGTGGGGGGAGACGCCATGCGCCTTCGTCGAGCTCAAGGCCGGTGCTCGGACGACGCCCTCCGACATCGTGGAGCACTGCCGCAGGCATCTGGCAGCTTTCAAGGTGCCGCGCACCGTGATCTTCGGCGAACTGCCCAAGACGTCCACGGGCA
- a CDS encoding TetR/AcrR family transcriptional regulator, whose amino-acid sequence MKSRSTPAAGQGASDVRERILVTAELLFARQGVDKTSTRDITTEAGVNVASVNYYFRSKEALAEEIFMRLAQRVTVLRLADLSRVMDASRENRTALRLEDLVDCFIRPYFEPGVHGALLARFILQHRLDPSEMTHRVFEQYLNPFAMEFIEALCLTDKRISRVDWLWRYTLLTGTVMLAMTDVGPKNRMSALSDGQADASRTEDLKHQLADYLCRALRSG is encoded by the coding sequence ATGAAGTCTCGATCGACACCAGCAGCAGGACAAGGTGCGAGCGATGTGCGCGAGCGCATCCTTGTCACCGCGGAACTTCTTTTCGCACGGCAGGGGGTCGACAAGACCTCGACGCGCGACATCACGACGGAGGCGGGCGTGAATGTCGCTTCGGTCAACTACTACTTCCGGTCCAAGGAGGCCCTGGCCGAAGAAATCTTCATGCGCCTTGCTCAACGAGTCACGGTGCTCAGGCTTGCCGACCTCTCGAGGGTCATGGACGCTTCGCGTGAGAACAGGACCGCGCTGCGGCTGGAAGATCTTGTCGACTGCTTCATCAGGCCCTATTTCGAGCCTGGGGTCCACGGCGCCTTGCTGGCACGATTCATCCTCCAGCACAGGTTGGATCCGAGCGAGATGACTCACCGGGTTTTCGAGCAGTATCTGAACCCCTTCGCCATGGAGTTCATCGAAGCGCTCTGCCTGACGGACAAACGGATCAGCAGGGTTGACTGGCTGTGGCGCTACACCTTGCTGACTGGCACCGTGATGCTTGCCATGACGGATGTCGGCCCGAAGAACCGCATGTCCGCCTTGTCGGATGGGCAAGCGGATGCCTCGCGCACCGAAGATCTAAAGCATCAGTTGGCGGACTATCTTTGCCGTGCGCTGAGAAGCGGCTAG
- a CDS encoding GAF domain-containing protein, producing MRAYPSADGLAIFYRDISERKAVEERERFLLKLSDTVRDLADPVAVTRAAAELLGRHLAVGRAGYGVVDATQKHVTVARDWSAGDLPSLAGESRVLDGFGPEVVAELKAGRTLVIADFRADARAGGAYADTWESIGTRALVVVPLLRAGALRAVFYLHEAAPRPWTSHEIELAELTAERTWDAAERARVEARLRDSRDRLAMETQTLEIINGTGAQIAAELDLQKLVQHVVDAGVELTGASFGAFFYNVLDDAGERYMLYSLSGADRAAFENFGMPRATPVFAPTFRGEGVIRSDDILQDPRYAQNPPNKGMPKGHLPVRSYLAVPVVSRSGEVIGGLFFGHVQTGMFSERSERVMVGLAAQAAIAIDNARLFDAVQHANTQLEERVKARTAELELAHERLHQSQKMEAVGQLTGGIAHDFNNMLAVVMGSLELLKRRMGDSDPRAQRYTESAMDGARRAAVLTQRLLAFSRQQPLRPEAIDANKLVAGMSDLLRRALGAEVQLETVLAGGLWRAHADPNQLENVILNLAVNARDAMPEGGRLTIETQNAHLDGHYASTHLGVPSGQYVMIAVTDTGMGMSEEVIAKAFDPFFTTKGVGKGTGLGLSQVYGFVKQTGGHVKIYSEVGHGTTVKVYLPRFAGTGAEDPDAERADEVPLGEMQEVVLVVEDEPAVRQFSVDALTELGYRVLEADGAAAALRQLEAHPEIALLFTDVVMPEVNGAKLAEEVRRRWPAVKILFTTGYTRNAVVHNGVLDAGVELIGKPYTLEALAVKVREVLES from the coding sequence ATGCGCGCCTATCCCTCGGCCGACGGGCTCGCGATCTTCTACCGCGACATCTCGGAGCGAAAGGCCGTGGAGGAGCGCGAGCGCTTCCTGCTCAAGCTCAGCGACACGGTGCGCGACCTGGCCGACCCGGTGGCCGTGACCCGCGCCGCCGCCGAACTGCTGGGCCGCCATCTCGCAGTGGGGCGCGCGGGCTATGGCGTGGTCGACGCCACGCAGAAGCACGTGACCGTGGCGCGCGACTGGAGTGCCGGCGACCTGCCCAGCCTCGCGGGCGAGTCGCGCGTGCTCGACGGCTTCGGCCCCGAGGTGGTGGCCGAGCTCAAGGCCGGCCGCACGCTCGTCATCGCGGACTTCCGCGCCGATGCGCGCGCGGGCGGCGCATATGCCGACACCTGGGAGAGCATCGGCACGCGCGCGCTGGTCGTAGTGCCGCTGCTGCGCGCGGGCGCGCTGCGGGCCGTGTTCTATCTGCACGAAGCCGCGCCCAGGCCGTGGACGTCGCACGAGATCGAACTGGCCGAGCTGACCGCCGAGCGCACCTGGGACGCGGCCGAGCGCGCGCGCGTCGAGGCGCGGCTGCGCGACAGCCGCGACCGGCTCGCGATGGAGACGCAGACGCTGGAGATCATCAACGGCACCGGCGCGCAGATCGCCGCCGAGCTCGACCTGCAGAAGCTGGTGCAGCACGTGGTCGATGCCGGCGTGGAACTCACGGGCGCGAGCTTCGGCGCCTTCTTCTACAACGTGCTCGACGATGCCGGCGAGCGCTACATGCTCTATTCGCTCTCGGGCGCCGACCGCGCCGCCTTCGAGAACTTCGGCATGCCGCGCGCCACGCCCGTGTTCGCGCCCACCTTCCGCGGCGAGGGCGTGATCCGCTCGGACGACATCCTGCAGGACCCGCGCTATGCGCAGAACCCGCCCAACAAGGGCATGCCCAAGGGGCATCTGCCGGTGCGCAGCTACCTCGCCGTGCCCGTGGTCTCGCGCTCGGGCGAGGTCATCGGCGGGCTGTTCTTCGGCCATGTGCAGACCGGCATGTTCAGCGAGCGCTCGGAACGCGTGATGGTCGGCCTGGCCGCGCAGGCCGCGATCGCGATCGACAACGCGCGGCTGTTCGATGCCGTGCAGCATGCCAACACCCAGCTCGAGGAGCGCGTGAAGGCGCGCACCGCCGAGCTCGAACTCGCGCACGAGCGGCTGCACCAATCGCAGAAGATGGAGGCCGTGGGCCAGCTCACCGGCGGCATCGCGCACGACTTCAACAACATGCTGGCGGTGGTCATGGGCTCGCTCGAGCTGCTCAAGCGCCGCATGGGCGACAGCGACCCGCGCGCCCAGCGCTACACCGAATCGGCCATGGACGGCGCGCGCCGCGCCGCCGTGCTGACCCAGCGGCTGCTCGCCTTCTCGCGCCAGCAGCCGCTGCGGCCCGAGGCCATCGACGCCAACAAGCTGGTGGCCGGCATGTCGGACCTGCTGCGCCGCGCGCTCGGCGCCGAGGTGCAACTCGAGACCGTGCTGGCCGGCGGCCTGTGGCGCGCGCACGCCGACCCGAACCAGCTCGAGAACGTCATCCTCAACCTCGCGGTGAACGCGCGCGACGCCATGCCCGAGGGCGGCCGCCTCACCATCGAGACCCAGAACGCCCACCTCGACGGCCACTACGCCAGCACCCACCTGGGCGTGCCCTCGGGGCAGTACGTGATGATCGCCGTGACCGACACCGGCATGGGCATGAGCGAGGAGGTCATCGCCAAGGCCTTCGACCCCTTCTTCACCACCAAGGGCGTCGGCAAGGGCACCGGCCTGGGCCTGAGCCAGGTCTACGGCTTCGTCAAGCAGACCGGCGGCCACGTGAAGATCTATTCGGAGGTCGGCCACGGCACCACCGTCAAGGTCTACCTGCCGCGCTTCGCCGGCACCGGTGCGGAAGATCCCGATGCCGAGCGCGCCGACGAGGTGCCGCTCGGCGAGATGCAGGAGGTGGTGCTGGTGGTGGAGGACGAGCCGGCCGTGCGTCAGTTCAGCGTCGACGCGCTGACCGAGCTTGGCTACCGCGTGCTCGAGGCCGACGGCGCCGCCGCCGCCCTGCGCCAGCTCGAGGCCCATCCCGAGATCGCGCTGCTGTTCACCGACGTCGTCATGCCCGAGGTCAACGGCGCCAAGCTCGCCGAGGAAGTGCGGCGCCGCTGGCCCGCGGTGAAGATCCTGTTCACCACGGGCTACACGCGCAATGCGGTGGTGCACAACGGGGTGCTCGATGCGGGGGTGGAACTGATCGGGAAGCCCTATACGCTGGAGGCGCTGGCGGTGAAGGTGCGGGAGGTATTGGAAAGTTGA
- the fahA gene encoding fumarylacetoacetase: MLNFTHDPAARSWVDSAQAPGCDFTLQNLPFGIFVREGSDKAPRGGIAIGDQVLDLAHLAVSGLLMEPARAACCVAADSTLNAFMAMGRERWQPLRHALFKLLSSEMDATTQQKVRACMLPMSDATMKMPVEVRNYTDFYTSLHHAINVGRVMRPENPLTPNFQWLPIAYHGRASSVVLSGTGFRRPNGQSRPTDNRAPAFGPCRRLDFELEMGFFVGQETTLGEPLSLSQARDRIFGMCLLNDWSARDHQFWEMDPLGPFLGKNFCTSISPWIVSMEALEPYRVAFDRPATEPQPLPYLDDATERASGSFDVHLEVSVQSRLHRAQHLAGDRITATSFRHQYWTIAQMLVQHTIGGCNLRSGDLMGTGTISGPAPDEAGALVELSRGGTRPVLLPGTGETRHFLEDGDSVTIKGWCEKPGAARIGFGECRGEVLPALELASA; the protein is encoded by the coding sequence ATGCTTAACTTCACCCATGACCCGGCCGCTCGAAGCTGGGTCGACTCGGCACAGGCGCCCGGCTGTGACTTCACACTGCAGAATCTGCCGTTCGGCATCTTCGTGCGCGAAGGGAGCGACAAAGCCCCCCGCGGCGGGATTGCCATCGGTGACCAGGTTCTGGACCTCGCTCACTTGGCCGTCAGCGGTCTGCTGATGGAGCCGGCAAGGGCAGCCTGCTGCGTCGCCGCAGACTCGACACTCAACGCCTTCATGGCAATGGGTCGCGAGCGTTGGCAACCGTTGAGGCATGCTCTGTTCAAGCTGCTGTCGTCGGAAATGGATGCAACGACGCAGCAAAAAGTGCGCGCATGCATGCTGCCGATGAGCGACGCCACCATGAAGATGCCGGTAGAGGTGCGCAACTACACGGACTTCTACACTTCCCTGCACCACGCGATCAATGTGGGTCGCGTGATGCGCCCCGAGAATCCGCTGACTCCCAATTTTCAGTGGCTGCCGATTGCCTATCACGGCCGAGCATCGAGCGTGGTGCTCAGCGGCACGGGATTCCGCCGGCCCAACGGCCAATCGAGACCGACCGACAACCGCGCTCCTGCGTTCGGTCCCTGTCGACGACTCGATTTCGAGCTTGAAATGGGTTTCTTCGTCGGACAGGAAACCACGCTCGGCGAGCCCTTGTCGCTCTCGCAAGCGCGCGATCGCATCTTCGGCATGTGCTTGCTGAACGACTGGTCGGCGCGCGACCACCAGTTCTGGGAAATGGATCCGCTCGGACCATTCCTGGGCAAGAACTTCTGCACCAGCATTTCGCCCTGGATCGTTTCCATGGAGGCGCTGGAGCCGTATCGCGTCGCCTTTGATCGCCCTGCAACCGAGCCGCAGCCTTTGCCCTATCTCGACGATGCCACAGAGCGCGCCAGCGGAAGCTTCGACGTGCATCTCGAGGTGTCGGTGCAGTCGCGGCTGCATCGCGCACAGCATCTTGCTGGCGACCGCATCACGGCCACGAGCTTTCGCCACCAGTATTGGACCATCGCGCAAATGCTCGTTCAGCACACCATTGGCGGCTGCAACCTGCGCAGCGGCGACCTCATGGGCACCGGCACGATCTCCGGTCCCGCGCCAGACGAAGCTGGCGCGCTGGTCGAACTGAGCAGGGGTGGCACGCGGCCGGTGTTGCTTCCCGGGACCGGAGAAACGCGGCATTTCCTCGAAGATGGCGACAGCGTCACGATCAAGGGCTGGTGCGAAAAACCAGGCGCCGCACGCATCGGCTTCGGCGAATGTCGTGGCGAAGTGTTGCCGGCACTCGAACTTGCAAGCGCGTGA